Within the Brassica oleracea var. oleracea cultivar TO1000 unplaced genomic scaffold, BOL UnpScaffold01139, whole genome shotgun sequence genome, the region TCCAGCCTTCTAATTAAGTTACGGTCCTTAATAAACCGtacttaattaaatttttttattcctaTTTTTCCTAAAACCGTGAGCTAAGGACTCAATAAACCGACAGTTGCGGTTGGTCTGAGGATTGAAGAGATCAATGTTTTACTGGATTCAACTGAAGAAGTGTCTTTGAGATTGCTCATCAAACGTTTCGCTAGCTCTCTCCCTTGTTCTAGTTCTTTGATCACGAGTTTCTCTTCCATCACCATCTCTGCTTTcactaacaattttttttttttgaattctctGTATTTCTTTTTGAGTGAGTTTGATGATACGTGACTTTCgtgtgtatttatataaatgaatgATGATAAGAATCTATTATGATGTGGTTTATGTCCTTGTGCTTGCccaataagttttattttctttttattattttattttctttttgttttttagctTATAGTCAAGAAGAAGATGTGTGGAAAAGACAAGGATCTTGTAGAGaaattgacaaaagaaaaagtaagtACTATTATTCTCAAAATGCTGAAGGAAAAAGGAATCCATGAGCCTGTGGTTACTAAAGTTAcaaatcttatataatttttagatttataatctTAACAAGATAGTAATCACAAGATataagttttagatttataatctttttagaGTATCAACTATTGTTCGTACGAGTTATATATctatgataatttataaagcGTCAACTATCTCTCCTTAATCACAATAGAACCCATGTTTGATGAAGTCTCACTCAATCAGTTTATCtaattgtattattatttcaattattttgtttttatctggTGGCTATAAAATTTCAGCCGTGTAAACCAAAAAACAATCATCTTCAAAGAGTCATCGTAGTCCTACCGCGTTATCGATCCGGTTCGATTTATTAATCTTGGTTCCCAGTGACGTAAGGACTGGTGATGTCCATGCCAATTTGATCACTTCAGTGTCATAGTTTTACATTCTAGTTAttctattaattaaaatatattaggcATTGTATGTATGATGTTGATTATGTCTACCTAGGTTGCATGGAAATGGAAACGGAAACGGAAACGGATACGCAgaaaccagtgtttttaaaaccggaccggaagctgaaccggaaatattttggatcacggttcaatatggttcgaccgggtcaaacctggttcaataatatggtttaatatttttttagtatgtaaatataaaagtaatattaataaacatgatgcatagttaaaatataaatcaattttgaacataaaatattataaatataaattagtttcttgtttatatggatggtttatagatttttgattgttttagtggtttttattggtttaataactttgaaatataatccggctatgtggacggttcatggtcgaaccaattactagaccaatCCGGCTATATAACCTGTTCATGGTCAaacccggtccaaccatcgggtcggtccggttttaaaacaCTGGCGGAAACGAAACGTTTCGAAACGTGAAAAcgtgatttttgaatttttgttgttgtgtaaaCGTTTTAGAAACgactataaataatatatatataccctaCATTAAGACATTGctagttatatttaatttgattgagATTCCAATAAACAGCATTCATAACCGGCCCACGACGTCTTCCCATATTAAGACGCACTAATGACGCTTCAATGCAAGCATCAACCACAAAGACCTACAAATTAAACACATCAAATTGAAAAGGAATCATTATAAAGCCCCACGCTGTTTGAATCAAGAAGAAGGTTGGTTGAGTCGAAGCTCCAACCTTGAATATAGTTAAAAAACTCTCCTAGAAAATATTCTTTATAGTTGTCAAAGTATTaattatgtgtatataaaacttttcaaaagcacattatgcataTATGctatatacaaaagaaaaataaaaggagCTCCCTTCAATCCAAACGAAGAGAAGAGAAGGATATATATAcgtagagaaagagagaagatctAAGAGGCCATGCAAACCCTTTATAAAGTGCTCATTATTCAAGCACTTAATAGGGGAATCCATGAACAATTAgattttctatttctatttccTTAAATCTTGTCCTCTTCGTTTTGGACGAAGGGAGCTCCTTCGGTTACACTCTAAAAAACAATAGtacaaaaaaatagtgaaacaaaaacgaaaagacTAAATAAAAAGAGCTCATAAGCTAAGTAGCTAAtggtttgaagaagaagattatttGAAGTGGTTTATATAGATGTAGCAGCAAAAACCCTAGTTCTACTTCAAAGGACGATTATGGAAACAATgttataaaaatggaaaaacataGTAGGAAAGAAAATGGCAGTAGATATTGTCATTAATTAGAAACTTAACATAATCTTCTTGGTTATATTCTCTTTTAACATAATCTTATTTGCAAACGCAATTACCGACACATCGTTGACTTGTCTATTTACCATTTAGAACGAAAATTAAGAGAATCCATAACAATTAGCACACGGTTAACCCtatgtttaatttttcaaatacaaatttagCAAAGCATAATATGACAAGACAAGATTTTCTATCAAATGGCTCCTCAAGCTTGAACCGGATGACTTGGAGTAGACTTCAAAGAACGTAAACGTCTACTCTCTACACGAGCTTCCATCAGCTTATCCTTCAGACTACGACTTTCCTCTCTCACCATCACATTCTTCGAGAAAGTTGTAGACATTTCTAAATCGTCAACATTCCTTGGAGTACTAGTCTCTGGATGAATCTTGTCTCCTTCAGAAGACAGAGATAGCTTACTAACTTGATCAGACCTCTTAAGCTGCAGCTTGTTATCTCTTCTTGATCGCCTTTTGAGTCCTTCTTCGAGTTCTTTCAAGCAAACCCTTTGATGAATATAACCTGAATCACTTTGACTCGAATGTGACCTTCTCCTCCTCTCCTTATCTTCATAATCTTTAACCGTTTTAGCAAACTCATCGCAGAGATCTTCCACAACAACACGTTCCTTTCTCTCGTTCTCAAGATCTTTCAAAGCTTGTGTTAAACAATGCTTAGCTTCGCAAAGCTCTCTTGTTAGCTTCCGGTGCATACTCTCTGACTTCTTTCTAACTTCCCTCTCTTCATCCAACTCCTTCTTCATGGATCTCAACACATCctttatctcttcttcttcctcctcttttttCTTGCATACTCTCCTATAACTCTGCTTCTCCCGATGCTGGACTTCCTTGATCTCAGCTCTACATTCATCCAACTCCATTTTTAGAGCTTTGACCAAAGAGGTGTTCGCAGTGTTCTGTTCTTCCAGACTCCATATCCGGTTTAGCACCTTGAGAAGCTTCGTAGACGAACCTAAACCGTAGCTAGCAGACTTAGCAGCCATCGACGAACCGGTCTGACTAAACGCTGGTTTACGTTTCACaacctacaaaataaaattaatcaaaacacAGCCTTAAAAAGACAAGTTTTAAAagactaatcttttttttttatttttctaacctCCAAAGAATGGTTGCTGGAACTTGAAGGAGTGATTGGTTGCAACAAGTCGCCATGTCTCTGAACAAGTCTATGATCATCAATCTGTCTCCTCAAGCTAGTACCTCTACTTGGTGGCTGCAAatcaaaaacacacacatacacaacACAACACATGAGTGATGAGTTCTAGTCCAGTAGTTCCCATCATAAAGATCACAACTTTACAGCGCATGAGATTTTTTTCCGGTGGAGGTTGTTCTAATGACTCACCgtaaagatcaaaactttacGAGCAACCCACTAATAAGATTAAAACCCTTTTATAAACCCGCCAAACAGATTCAATTGAAATGGTTTACCTGATGATCACAAGGTGATTCAACATCGGAATCACGTCGTCGACACCGTGGCAGACCAACCGGAGGCCGGAAATGCTCTGTTTCCCACAGCTCTGCGCACAGTTTCCTGACGGAAACATCAGAAGACACCAAGAACTCCTTGGAGGAGGAAGCTCCGAGTCGCGGCGGTGAAAGACCGAGCCGCCACGTGGGTGGAGGAGTAGAAGGACCGGCTCTTTTACTGCAATTACCCACCAAGAAACTTCGTCTCAGCTTTCTCTCAGTGTCTCCTCCTTCTTCAcactctctctccatctctcctGCTTAAAATGGAgaattgtcttcttcttcttcttcagacgGGGAATGTAGGATTAATGAGGATGTTTGTGTTGTCTCTTGTTTGGAGCCTACAGTTTCTTGTCTCGACACTCTAaagtcgtcgtcgtcgtcgtctatCTTTGTTTGTTCCTATCTTCTTTCGGATTACAGTGGGCTTATCCTTAAAAATGTTGGATCTTTCTTTGAGGGGTACGAATGTTTAATCGAATGATTTAAGTCATTTGGTTTTAAATGTCCAAAAGCTTATgattactctctctctcccgaCAAAGGTTACGAGTTAACTCTGACTTTTCTTTTTCCCAACAAAGCTcatagatttttatttactgCAAGGGGTAATATATCTCAATGATACTTCTTCTTCAGAGTC harbors:
- the LOC106320933 gene encoding uncharacterized protein At5g41620, with the translated sequence MERECEEGGDTERKLRRSFLVGNCSKRAGPSTPPPTWRLGLSPPRLGASSSKEFLVSSDVSVRKLCAELWETEHFRPPVGLPRCRRRDSDVESPCDHQPPSRGTSLRRQIDDHRLVQRHGDLLQPITPSSSSNHSLEVVKRKPAFSQTGSSMAAKSASYGLGSSTKLLKVLNRIWSLEEQNTANTSLVKALKMELDECRAEIKEVQHREKQSYRRVCKKKEEEEEEIKDVLRSMKKELDEEREVRKKSESMHRKLTRELCEAKHCLTQALKDLENERKERVVVEDLCDEFAKTVKDYEDKERRRRSHSSQSDSGYIHQRVCLKELEEGLKRRSRRDNKLQLKRSDQVSKLSLSSEGDKIHPETSTPRNVDDLEMSTTFSKNVMVREESRSLKDKLMEARVESRRLRSLKSTPSHPVQA